The proteins below are encoded in one region of Polypterus senegalus isolate Bchr_013 chromosome 2, ASM1683550v1, whole genome shotgun sequence:
- the LOC120523771 gene encoding endothelin receptor type B produces the protein MSPGKFRIALLMLLAWRTMLAMSTSTRDKPLFAKPAWVELGHGPPSPVDNATPFTKTFSLSGNEHINLSDSRASSSALQGSPPMCSGPTEIRDTFKYINTIVSCLVFVVGIIGNSTLLRIIYKNKCMRNGPNILIASLALGDLLHIVIDIPINVYKLLAEDWPFGVEICKIVPFIQKASVGITVLSLCALSIDRYRAVASWSRIKGIGVPKWTAIEITLIWVISVILAVPEAVGFDMIAMDYKGEQLRICLLHPEQKTQFMQFYKIVKDWWLFSFYFCMPLACTAIFYTLMTCEMLRKKNGMQIALNDHIKQRREVAKTVFCLVLVFVLCWLPLHLSRILKLTIYDEKDPSRCDLLSFFLVLDYIGINMASLNSCINPIALYLVSKRFKNCFRSCLCCWCQSKEMLSLDEKPSYMKSKINDHGSEMSNSRLTNKYTPT, from the exons ATGTCACCAGGAAAGTTTCGAATCGCTCTGCTAATGTTGCTTGCTTGGAGGACGATGCTCGCCATGTCCACCTCAACTCGGGATAAACCGTTGTTTGCAAAGCCGGCTTGGGTTGAACTAGGACATGGACCGCCGTCTCCTGTCGATAACGCTACTCCGTTCACGAAGACTTTCAGCCTTTCTGGCAACGAGCACATTAACCTGTCTGACTCGCGCGCCTCTTCCAGTGCCCTGCAGGGCTCCCCTCCGATGTGCTCTGGACCCACGGAAATCAGGGACACCTTCAAGTACATAAACACCATTGTGTCCTGCCTGGTGTTTGTGGTGGGCATCATTGGCAACTCCACGCTGCTGagaattatttacaaaaataagtgCATGCGGAACGGACCCAATATTTTAATTGCAAGCCTCGCTTTAGGAGATCTTTTGCACATCGTTATCGACATTCCCATCAACGTGTATAAG cttcTTGCTGAAGACTGGCCGTTTGGAGTTGAAATCTGCAAAATTGTACCGTTTATTCAAAAAGCTTCTGTCGGAATAACGGTACTCAGCTTATGTGCCCTTAGCATCGACAG GTATCGGGCTGTGGCATCTTGGAGTCGTATAAAAGGAATCGGTGTTCCCAAATGGACAGCAATAGAGATTACATTGATATGGGTCATATCTGTTATCTTGGCTGTGCCAGAAGCTGTAGGTTTTGATATGATTGCCATGGATTATAAAGGCGAGCAACTAAGAATATGCCTTCTTCACCCAGAACAAAAAACACAGTTTATGCAG TTTTACAAAATAGTTAAAGACTGGTGGCTATTCAGCTTCTACTTCTGTATGCCCCTGGCCTGTACAGCAATTTTTTACACACTAATGACATGTGAGATGCtcagaaagaaaaatggaatGCAGATTGCATTAAATGATCATATAAAACAG CGCCGTGAGGTGGCAAAGACAGTCTTCTGTTTGGTTCTCGTTTTTGTTCTTTGCTGGCTTCCATTGCATctcagcagaattttaaagctaACCATTTATGATGAAAAAGATCCTAGCAGATGTGATTTGCTGAG ctTTTTTCTTGTATTGGACTACATTGGCATCAACATGGCATCCCTGAATTCCTGTATCAATCCAATTGCATTATATTTGGTCAGTAAAAGATTCAAAAACTGTTTCAGG TCGTGCTTGTGCTGTTGGTGCCAGTCAAAGGAAATGCTGTCATTGGATGAAAAGCCATCATATATGAAGTCTAAAATCAATGATCATGGATCAGAAATGAGCAATTCTCGACTCACAAACAAGTATACTCCAACTTAA